In a single window of the Euwallacea fornicatus isolate EFF26 chromosome 5, ASM4011564v1, whole genome shotgun sequence genome:
- the LOC136339108 gene encoding gem-associated protein 6-like: MDLFEDKIFRNDPTYMKSLIGKTVHVRTIKNEVYTGVVYVIDPIYKTLVLHTKETSPDKHDTVLILYVAIQSLEVLSQPIKESYLTKERPRVITDETTREKQRLKKWLQKMYINTDEIGDYLKIDDNLLIMPPYGLDNCICSNTIVLEKIKNIMCLMPEEFE, from the coding sequence ATGGATCTTTTCGAAGacaaaattttccgaaatgATCCTACTTACATGAAGAGTCTCATAGGAAAAACAGTGCATGtaagaacaataaaaaatgaagtatACACAGGTGTTGTCTATGTCATAGATCCCATATACAAAACATTGGTGTTGCACACTAAAGAAACTTCACCTGATAAGCATGACACTGTGTTGATTCTTTATGTTGCAATTCAAAGTCTTGAAGTGTTATCCCAGCCAATTAAAGAGAGCTACCTAACGAAGGAGAGACCAAGAGTAATAACAGACGAGACAACTCGTGAGaaacaaagattgaaaaaatggctgcAGAAAATGTATATTAATACGGATGAGATTGgtgattatttgaaaattgatgataatttgttaataatgcCCCCTTATGGGTTAGATAATTGTATATGCAGTAACACTATTGTTTTGGAGAAGATTAAGAACATTATGTGTTTAATGCCTGAGGAATTTGAGTAG
- the LOC136339103 gene encoding peroxisome biogenesis factor 2-like isoform X2, translated as MVSPVHTEINLLIRLGLLKYSVFDKGSTFGQQLLNIKYQDISAFKKSLYLIFSSLEYVKCRCELWNPSHSINKIFLKWHILIKILDLINTAIFLRHGVKPLLIERVLGLNQIYSSQKSARTFESKYLARELLWNGFIEILVYILPLINYYKLKRLIKDYNPFGGRSVKNYVLPNREMNASTKCAHCGQRPILPHHMGCIHIFCYICLKGNQAADSKYECPICEYSNPNSLCDEVNV; from the exons ATGGTTTCCCCTGTTCATACCGAAATAAATCTATTGATTCGCTTAGGACTTCTTAAGTATTCTGTCTTTGACAAAGGCTCAACATTTGGACAGCAATTGTTAAATATCAAATACCAAGATATCTCTGcctttaaaaaaagtctttacttaatttttagtAGCTTAGAGTATGTTAAATGTAGATGTGAATTGTGGAATCCTTCACAcagcataaacaaaatttttcttaaatggcatattctaataaaaatactgGATCTTATTAACACAGCCATATTCTTAAGGCACGGTGTAAAACCATTGTTAATTGAAAGGGTGTTGGGGCTGAACCAAATATACTCATCTCAAAAATCTGCTAGGACTTTTGAGTCCAAATATCTTGCCAGGGAACTACTTTGGAATGGATTTATT GAAATACTAGTTTATATTTTACCATTAATTAACTActacaaattaaaaaggttAATTAAAGATTATAATCCATTCGGTGGGAGAAGCGTAAAGAATTATGTGCTTCCTAATAGAGAGATGAATGCAAGCACGAAATGTGCACATTGTGGCCAACGGCCTATATTACCTCATCATATGGGTTGTATTCATATTTTCTGCTATATTTGCTTAAAG GGAAATCAAGCTgcagattcaaaatatgagtGTCCAATATGTGAATACAGTAATCCAAACTCATTATGTGATGAAGTTAATGTTTGA
- the LOC136339099 gene encoding D-2-hydroxyglutarate dehydrogenase, mitochondrial-like yields the protein MFSKKLIQLNIIQLTKNSCRGFKNIPDFTKNTYQVERGFYNYLQEHHLKFFEDLLGDGERVLTNLSDLEKYNVDWYLQARGLSTVVLKPKTTQEVSLILDYCNSNKLALCIQGGNTGCSAGGVPVFDEIVLSTELMNEILEIDEHAGIILCQAGVVLETLDSALAEKGLMVPLDLGSKGSCQIGGNIATNAGGMRLLRYGNMHGNVLGLETVKANGEVLDCLKTMRKDNSGLHIKNIFIGSEGTLGVITKVALHCPPRPKSNHVAFLGLQSYDKVLKTLKKARGELGEILSAIEVMDAITMDWGEEHIKFKSPLDKYPYYLLIETSGSNEEHDTLKINSFLESALFGNYILNGIVAAEPSKIQSIWAIREKLPEGFKDHGWVGLYDLSLPVTEFYTLVDETRAYLKNRVEAVFGFGHLGDGNIHLNVMAKKYDKRLDKDLENFLTKRVLHLRGSMSAEHGLGFLKRKYLPMANSPGSYHLMTELKRLLDPNRILNPYKLFP from the exons atgttttctaagAAACTTATTCAGCTTAACATTATTCAACTGACTAAAAACAGTTGTAGAGGGTTTAAAAACATACCTGACTTTACCAAG AATACATATCAAGTGGAGAGAGGTTTCTACAATTATTTGCAAGAACACCATTTAAAGTTCTTCGAAGATCTTTTAGGAGATGGAGAACGGGTTTTAACCAATTTGagtgatttggaaaaatacaaTGTAGACTGGTATTTACAAGCCAGGG GCTTAAGTACTGTGGTTCTAAAACCGAAAACAACTCAAGAGGTGTCATTAATTCTTGATTATTGCAACTCCAATAAACTTGCATTATGCATTCAAGGGGGAAATACTGGATGTTCGGCGGGCGGAGTACCGGTTTTCGACGAAATAGTTCTCTCCACTGAGTTAATGAATGAAATTCTCGAAATTGATGAACATGCAG GCATAATTCTCTGCCAGGCCGGAGTGGTATTAGAAACACTCGACAGTGCTTTGGCTGAAAAGGGTCTAATGGTGCCTCTTGATTTGGGGTCAAAAGGGTCATGTCAAATAGGAGGAAATATTGCTACAAATGCTGGAGGCATGCGGTTGTTGAGATACGGAAACATGCACGGTAATGTTCTAGGTTTGGAAACG GTTAAAGCTAACGGAGAAGTCTTAGACTGCTTAAAAACGATGAGAAAAGACAATAGCGGTTTACACATAAAGAACATATTTATCGGATCTGAAGGCACTTTAGGAGTTATCACCAAAGTCGCTCTGCATTGCCCACCAAGGCCTAAAAGCAACCATGTAGCGTTTTTAG GCTTACAGTCGTAtgacaaagttttaaaaacattaaagaaaGCTAGGGGCGAGCTTGGTGAAATACTGTCTGCAATCGAGGTTATGGATGCCATTACCATGGACTGGGGTGAAgaacacataaaattcaaatcaccATTAGATAAATATCCGTATTACTTGCTAATTGAAACTTCGGGCAGTAACGAAGAGCATgatactttaaaaataaattcgtttcTCGAATCAGCATTGTTTGGAAATTATATTCTGAATGGTATTGTTGCCGCAGAACCTTCGAAAATTCAA TCTATATGGGCGATAAGAGAAAAACTTCCTGAAGGTTTTAAAGACCATGGATGGGTCGGACTATACGATTTATCATTGCCTGTCACGGAATTTTATACATTAGTGGACGAAACGAGggcatatttgaaaaatcgagTAGAGGCCGTATTTGGTTTCGGACATTTAG GTGATGGCAATATACATTTGAAcgtaatggcaaaaaaatacgACAAGCGTTTGGATAAagacttggaaaattttttaactaaaagaGTGTTACACCTTCGTGGAAGCATGAGTGCAGAACATGGTTTGGGATTCCTTAAAAGAAAGTATTTACCTATGGCCAACAGCCCTGGATCCTATCATTTGATGACCGAACTGAAGAGATTGCTAGACCCCAACCGTATTTTGAACCCTTATAAATTATTcccttaa
- the LOC136339104 gene encoding UMP-CMP kinase 2, mitochondrial-like, with product MNTFATFGLYRNVGQILEDLSKYENLKPVQQLIQVYNEAKTKCNEKKKCARYPLIVLEGLDGSGKTSMSQKLAKEWGAQKWLTPPESIRFLRDYFDRNIELKSAYYSLGNYIAALEVSYQLNKKPVLLDRFWHSTTAYALAQAVANEPQRLKLPDAEDEIYKWPADLLKPQKVIFLNVSEQVRLERHSKRNANLVTTQEKLLKINKKFRQDIIQAYNNMREPKVDIVNGDGSFVKTIFLVNSIVQPLLPLRS from the exons ATGAATACATTTGCAACCTTCGGTCTCTATAGGAATGTGGGACAAATACTAGAAGATTTGTCAAAG tatgaaaatttgaagccaGTTCAACAGCTCATTCAGGTTTACAATGAAGCTAAAACCAAATgcaatgagaaaaaaaaatgtgctaGATATCCTTTAATAGTACTGGAGGGGCTTGATGGCTCTG GCAAGACTTCAATGTCACAGAAGCTAGCAAAAGAATGGGGAGCCCAGAAGTGGTTAACTCCGCCAGAATCAATAAGGTTTTTGAGAGACTACTTTGACagaaatattgaattgaaaTCAGCATACTACTCTCTAGGCAATTACATTGCTGCATTGGAAGTTTCCTACCAATTGAATAAGAAACCAGTGTTACTGGATAG GTTTTGGCACTCGACGACAGCGTACGCCCTTGCTCAAGCTGTAGCAAATGAGCCTCAACGTCTTAAACTACCAGACGCGGAGGACGAAATTTACAAATGGCCTGCAGATTTACTGAAACCACAAAAAGTCATTTTCCTCAATGTGAGCGAGCAAGTAAGGCTTGAACGGCATTCCAAAAGAAACGCAAATTTGGTTACTACACAAGAAAAACTCTTAAAGATCAACAAGAAATTCAGGCAAGA tATAATTCAGGCATATAATAATATGCGGGAACCTAAGGTTGACATTGTGAATGGAGATGGGTCatttgtaaaaacaattttcttggtAAACAGCATTGTCCAGCCATTACTGCCACTTCGCAGTTAG
- the LOC136339103 gene encoding peroxisome biogenesis factor 2-like isoform X3, whose product MSRNNLLRVTQMNAIYLDREIEKSFQQIIEDTIKHLPPSMVSPVHTEINLLIRLGLLKYSVFDKGSTFGQQLLNIKYQDISAFKKSLYLIFSSLEYVKCRCELWNPSHSINKIFLKWHILIKILDLINTAIFLRHGVKPLLIERVLGLNQIYSSQKSARTFESKYLARELLWNGFIRDECKHEMCTLWPTAYITSSYGLYSYFLLYLLKGKYSVIVHYYQTG is encoded by the exons atgtccagAAACAATCTTTTGCGTGTAACACAAATGAACGCAATTTATTTGGATCGCGAGATAGAGAAGTCTTTCCAGCAAATAATTGAAGATACAATTAAGCATCTTCCT CCGAGTATGGTTTCCCCTGTTCATACCGAAATAAATCTATTGATTCGCTTAGGACTTCTTAAGTATTCTGTCTTTGACAAAGGCTCAACATTTGGACAGCAATTGTTAAATATCAAATACCAAGATATCTCTGcctttaaaaaaagtctttacttaatttttagtAGCTTAGAGTATGTTAAATGTAGATGTGAATTGTGGAATCCTTCACAcagcataaacaaaatttttcttaaatggcatattctaataaaaatactgGATCTTATTAACACAGCCATATTCTTAAGGCACGGTGTAAAACCATTGTTAATTGAAAGGGTGTTGGGGCTGAACCAAATATACTCATCTCAAAAATCTGCTAGGACTTTTGAGTCCAAATATCTTGCCAGGGAACTACTTTGGAATGGATTTATT AGAGATGAATGCAAGCACGAAATGTGCACATTGTGGCCAACGGCCTATATTACCTCATCATATGGGTTGTATTCATATTTTCTGCTATATTTGCTTAAAGGTAAATATTCTGTGATTGTTCATTATTACCAAACAGGCTAA
- the LOC136339103 gene encoding peroxisome biogenesis factor 2-like isoform X1 has product MSRNNLLRVTQMNAIYLDREIEKSFQQIIEDTIKHLPPSMVSPVHTEINLLIRLGLLKYSVFDKGSTFGQQLLNIKYQDISAFKKSLYLIFSSLEYVKCRCELWNPSHSINKIFLKWHILIKILDLINTAIFLRHGVKPLLIERVLGLNQIYSSQKSARTFESKYLARELLWNGFIEILVYILPLINYYKLKRLIKDYNPFGGRSVKNYVLPNREMNASTKCAHCGQRPILPHHMGCIHIFCYICLKGNQAADSKYECPICEYSNPNSLCDEVNV; this is encoded by the exons atgtccagAAACAATCTTTTGCGTGTAACACAAATGAACGCAATTTATTTGGATCGCGAGATAGAGAAGTCTTTCCAGCAAATAATTGAAGATACAATTAAGCATCTTCCT CCGAGTATGGTTTCCCCTGTTCATACCGAAATAAATCTATTGATTCGCTTAGGACTTCTTAAGTATTCTGTCTTTGACAAAGGCTCAACATTTGGACAGCAATTGTTAAATATCAAATACCAAGATATCTCTGcctttaaaaaaagtctttacttaatttttagtAGCTTAGAGTATGTTAAATGTAGATGTGAATTGTGGAATCCTTCACAcagcataaacaaaatttttcttaaatggcatattctaataaaaatactgGATCTTATTAACACAGCCATATTCTTAAGGCACGGTGTAAAACCATTGTTAATTGAAAGGGTGTTGGGGCTGAACCAAATATACTCATCTCAAAAATCTGCTAGGACTTTTGAGTCCAAATATCTTGCCAGGGAACTACTTTGGAATGGATTTATT GAAATACTAGTTTATATTTTACCATTAATTAACTActacaaattaaaaaggttAATTAAAGATTATAATCCATTCGGTGGGAGAAGCGTAAAGAATTATGTGCTTCCTAATAGAGAGATGAATGCAAGCACGAAATGTGCACATTGTGGCCAACGGCCTATATTACCTCATCATATGGGTTGTATTCATATTTTCTGCTATATTTGCTTAAAG GGAAATCAAGCTgcagattcaaaatatgagtGTCCAATATGTGAATACAGTAATCCAAACTCATTATGTGATGAAGTTAATGTTTGA